One stretch of Mus pahari chromosome 15, PAHARI_EIJ_v1.1, whole genome shotgun sequence DNA includes these proteins:
- the LOC110333408 gene encoding protocadherin beta-11-like — MESQGGLYLLTRQVLLLFVFLGMSQAHSEAGRLSVVEEMLSGALVGNLVKDLGLQVGELSAREAQVASSDNKLPLQLNINTGDLLLSEPLDREELCGSTEPCVLHFQVLLKNPLKILQVELQVMDVNDNSPIFLEKEMVLEIPENSPVGAVFLLESAVDLDVGINAVKSYVISQNSHFHITMRVNPDGRKYPELVLDKALDYEEQHELSLILTALDGGTPPRSGTALVRVEVIDINDNSPEFDQMFYEVMVPENSMLGSLLITASAWDLDSGINGEVSYAFSHASEDIRKTFAVNKHSGEISLRGYLDFERTESYSIIIKATDQGGLSGKSTVRIQVMDVNDNFPEIIVSSFISPIPENTAETLVMIFSTRDKDSGENGKMVCTIPEDLPFVLKSSTENYYHLETDGALDRESIAEYNITISVTDLGTPRLTTQHTITVQVSDINDNAPAFTQTSYTMFVHENNSPALHIGTISATDFDSGSNAHITYSLLSAQDLQMALTSLVSINADNGQLFALRALDYEALQAFEFDVSATDQGSPALSSQALVRVVVLDDNDNAPFVLYPMQNASAPCTELLPRAAEPGYLVTKVVAVDRDSGQNAWLSFQLLKATEPGLFSVWAHNGEVRTTRMLSERDVPKHRLLLLVKDNGDPPRSASVTLHVLVVDGFSQPFLSLPEVARNPVHEEDALTLYLVIALASVSSLFLLSVLLFVGVRLCRRARAASLGGCSVPEGHFPDHLVDISPPTSAFQVLALKFGLLHLTVFIM, encoded by the exons ATGGAGAGCCAAGGGGGACTCTATCTGCTGACAAGGCAAGTCctgcttctctttgttttcctaGGAATGTCTCAAGCACACTCTGAGGCTGGGAGACTTTCAGTGGTGGAGGAAATGCTGAGTGGGGCCTTGGTAGGGAATTTGGTAAAGGACCTGGGACTCCAGGTGGGTGAGCTGTCTGCACGAGAGGCTCAAGTGGCCTCTAGTGATAATAAACTGCCTTTGCAATTGAACATAAATACAGGAGATTTGCTCCTAAGTGAACCGCTGGACCGTGAGGAGCTGTGTGGCTCCACTGAGCCCTGTGTGCTCCATTTCCAGGTGTTACTGAAAAACCCCTTAAAGATTTTGCAAGTTGAGCTTCAGGTCATGGATGTAAATGACAACTCCCCCATATTTTTGGAAAAGGAAATGGTTTTAGAAATCCCAGAGAACAGCCCTGTTGGTGCTGTGTTCTTGCTAGAAAGTGCGGTCGATTTAGATGTAGGAATCAATGCTGTTAAAAGCTACGTGATAAGCCAGAACTCTCATTTCCACATTACAATGAGAGTTAATCCTGATGGCAGGAAATACCCAGAGCTAGTTTTGGACAAGGCGTTGGATTATGAGGAGCAGCACGAGCTCAGTCTCATCCTCACTGCTTTGGATGGAGGGACGCCACCCAGGTCTGGGACTGCATTGGTTCGAGTGGAAGTCATAGATATTAATGACAACTCCCCCGAGTTTGATCAAATGTTCTATGAAGTGATGGTTCCAGAGAATAGCATGCTTGGCTCACTGCTTATTACTGCCTCGGCTTGGGATTTAGACTCGGGAATTAATGGTGAAGTATCATATGCCTTTTCCCATGCTTCAGAGGATATTCGAAAAACATTTGCAGTTAATAAACATTCTGGAGAAATAAGTTTAAGAGGCTATTTGGACTTTGAAAGAACTGAATCCTACTCGATAATCATTAAAGCTACTGATCAGGGAGGACTTTCTGGGAAATCTACAGTAAGAATTCAGGTGATGGATGTGAACGACAATTTTCCTGAAATCATTGTGTCATCGTTTATCAGTCCAATCCCAGAAAACACTGCAGAGACTTTAGTTATGATTTTTAGTACTCGAGACAAGGACTCGGGTGAGAATGGCAAAATGGTTTGTACTATTCCGGAGGATCTCCCGTTTGTGCTAAAATCTTCTACTGAAAATTACTACCACTTAGAAACGGATGGAGCACTGGACAGAGAGAGCATAGCTGAATACAACATCACCATCTCTGTCACGGACCTGGGCACACCCAGGCTCACAACCCAGCACACCATAACAGTGCAGGTGTCCGATATCAATGACAATGCCCCTGCCTTCACTCAAACCTCCTACACCATGTTTGTCCATGAGAATAACAGCCCTGCATTGCACATAGGCACCATCAGCGCCACAGACTTTGACTCTGGCTCCAATGCCCATATCACCTACTCGCTGTTGTCAGCTCAGGACCTACAAATGGCCCTCACCTCGCTCGTCTCCATTAACGCTGACAATGGGCAGCTGTTCGCGCTCAGAGCATTAGACTATGAGGCCCTGCAGGCCTTCGAGTTCGACGTGAGTGCCACAGACCAAGGCTCACCCGCACTCAGCAGCCAGGCCCTGGTGCGCGTGGTGGTACTGGACGACAACGACAATGCGCCCTTCGTGCTCTACCCGATGCAGAACGCCTCTGCGCCCTGCACGGAGCTGCTGCCTAGGGCGGCGGAGCCTGGCTACCTGGTCACCAAGGTGGTAGCTGTGGATCGCGACTCTGGCCAGAATGCCTGGCTGTCATTCCAGCTGCTCAAGGCCACGGAGCCCGGGTTGTTCAGCGTGTGGGCTCACAATGGCGAGGTGCGCACCACCAGGATGCTGAGCGAGCGCGATGTGCCCAagcacaggctgctgctgcttgtcAAGGACAATGGCGATCCTCCGCGCTCTGCCAGCGTCACGCTGCACGTGCTAGTGGTGGATGGCTTCTCTCagcccttcctgtctctgccagaGGTGGCGCGCAATCCCGTGCACGAAGAGGACGCTCTAACACTGTACCTGGTTATTGCCTTGGcatctgtgtcttctctcttcctcctgtctgtgcTGCTGTTTGTTGGGGTGAGGCTGTGCAGGAGGGCCAGGGCGGCCTCTCTGGGTGGCTGTTCTGTGCCTGAGGGACACTTTCCTGATCATCTCGTGGACATTA GTCCCCCTACTTCTGCCTTTCAAGTGTTGGCATTGAAGTTTGGGCTACTGCACCTTACTGTGTTTATAATGTAA